Proteins encoded together in one Astyanax mexicanus isolate ESR-SI-001 chromosome 10, AstMex3_surface, whole genome shotgun sequence window:
- the wnk1a gene encoding serine/threonine-protein kinase WNK1 isoform X5, translated as MSESFRDKMVKFLSPPSKNTNSSSSDSLLGERIGPEVRRRHHTMERDQLKGEHRFVRRSVICDSNATALELPSIVFLLGSPPDCSAAPTEHGDEGTNSTASVELVLTDGPVVVKGQIAGDEEIVAEQRPVVSAGCDGGTKQVPSLEQQSKVLELESRNSVGAKSEKEEDDEDKEKARAEAEQREAEKKEQEDIEEVETKAVGTSPDGRFLKFDIEIGRGSFKTVYKGLDTETTVEVAWCELQDRKLSKSERQRFKEEAGMLKGLQHPNIVRFYDSWESPSKGKKYIVLVTELMTSGTLKTYLKRFKEMKIKVLRSWCRQILKGLHFLHTRSPPIIHRDLKCDNIFITGPTGSVKIGDLGLATLKRASFAKSVIGTPEFMAPEMYEEKYDESVDVYAFGMCMLEMATSEYPYSECQNAAQIYRRVTSGVKPGSFDKVAIPEVKEIIEGCIRQNKDERYSIKDLLNHAFFQEETGVRVELAEEDDGEVVAIKLWLRIEDVKKLKGKYKDNEAIEFSFDLHKDVPEDVAQEMVDSGYVCEGDHKTIAKAIKDRVALICRKREQRQLVREEQKRKQEEEKRSQVQDETHSQSSAAKPSVPALAPVPMETEEPEGELHQLQQPGALASTTSGIEAPSTITVAESHPGQPVLPSYVTMQADQQPQSSATAQNTHLQLSQHHGGIHTQNLPQAPHAQGNSSLASVPISHPGNTVPLQQTILPAPVQPGMSLQHHTVPLDGIAAQQNSIQPLPPQSSLQIWASQLSPPVFSPPPNAEQLYFLYQAFQAHPSVSQPLPPEQTQVQPVMIPPSAESGQSDAASGLSDGNEGRHEARSMKRHQRRSVRSRSRHDKMAKAKLIVLNISNIGDRVAECQLETHNRKMVTFKFDLDGDNPEEIAQIMVQSDFILESERESFIEQVREVIDTADVKGEAIKDSFSLVTSDSNQQVPEILTSNIPGVPPNVASQVVHSAGRRFIVSPVPEARLREFFGPPSASTSFGDDQPVSDAAPAGNTQEQSTLLPNSNQISSFPPQAGGPATQPVYHNAGIAVQNITVSVPVVTQGSSSPPTGPQLPRTGRMSPSPEQPVTQRRPSLPTPPYQLPETNSIVTPSTGDQLPGLATSVPQVPPVHSSTTAPLPAASTSHCGESEGETQGKSPGIEDIHALDKKLRSLFQDQGSSSSSSGPLDTSAEVAPTSSPPNTISSPPSGLTSSASHIPSPSLSLSSSGHYASGTFASQGQAGTSPVYVQTPQPDTGIQRLQSQTSVTVLPDGQIAAENTQPVVSPDGFKLGRFQVSVASDHVIDGAPSCQAGSSSSSTPTSSPPSSSVSSPENTLHKSQTLPKASFDHSIPDFLPVTAASTTVGRFQVTPSSDVTVGCFSVTPSGTEDTAETMKEEPFTSQDVRMSPASQSNSQCYISSDNDSEPEDEAFKIEIKQLRDRHMTEIQTLHSKQKKELEELYARMGKPRPSVVAPSAVAVAGGRRRPTKGKGSKSSRSGSNHGSPQQQGNANKAENGSSSATNLPRKGTFTDDLHQLVDDFARDAMSQAQVKKSAKQNAHGHDTMPRKFSAPQLCSMGSHVSTSSNPGTGRKGSLCLTSQQYTYPNAPYATPQWTGPAAGHAQVGLLQPTATNALQQGFHITTGPHKPGSNGSGTNMQTTQAS; from the exons ATGTCTGAAAGCTTCAGAGACAAAATGGTTAAGTTCCTGTCACCCCCTTCGAAGAACACCAACAGCTCCAGCTCGGACTCGCTGTTAGGTGAAAGGATTGGTCCTGAAGTCCGTCGCCGCCATCACACAATGGAGAGAGACCAGCTAAAAGGCGAGCACCGCTTTGTTCGTCGCAGTGTTATTTGTGACTCCAATGCCACAGCACTGGAACTTCCCAGCATAGTCTTCCTACTAGGCTCACCACCAGATTGCTCCGCTGCACCCACTGAGCATGGTGATGAAGGGACCAACAGCACTGCCTCAGTTGAACTGGTTTTGACTGATGGACCAGTTGTAGTGAAGGGGCAGATTGCTGGTGATGAAGAGATAGTTGCGGAGCAGAGGCCTGTGGTGTCGGCGGGTTGTGATGGGGGAACGAAGCAAGTGCCTTCGCTTGAACAGCAGAGCAAGGTGTTGGAACTGGAGTCAAGGAATAGTGTAGGAGCAAAATCTGAAAAGGAGGAAGATGATGAAGATAAGGAAAAGGCTCGAGCGGAGGCAGAACAACGTGAAGCAGAGAAAAAGGAACAAGAGGACATAGAAGAGGTCGAGACGAAGGCTGTTGGAACATCACCTGATGGTCGATTTTTAAAATTTGATATTGAAATTGGACGTGGCTCATTCAAGACCGTATATAAAGGATTGGATACAGAGACTACTGTGGAAGTGGCATGGTGTGAACTTCAG GACCGTAAATTATCCAAATCTGAGAGACAACGCTTTAAAGAGGAGGCTGGAATGCTGAAGGGTCTCCAGCACCCCAACATTGTGCGCTTCTATGATTCCTGGGAATCTCCCTCCAAGGGGAAGAAATACATTGTGCTTGTGACAGAGCTTATGACCTCTGGGACCCTGAAGAC GTATTTAAAGCGGTTTAAAGAGATGAAGATTAAAGTCTTGCGTAGTTGGTGTCGACAGATTCTGAAAGGGCTGCACTTCCTTCATACCAGATCTCCTCCAATCATTCACCGTGACCTCAAGTGTGACAACATCTTCATTACTGGCCCTACTGGATCTGTCAAGATTGGAGACCTGGGCCTCGCCACCCTCAAAAGGGCTTCTTTTGCCAAGAGTGTCATAG GTACCCCTGAGTTCATGGCGCCTGAGATGTATGAAGAGAAGTATGACGAGTCAGTGGATGTCTATGCCTTTGGGATGTGTATGCTGGAGATGGCTACTTCTGAGTACCCGTACTCCGAGTGCCAGAATGCGGCACAGATCTATCGCAGAGTGACCAGC GGGGTAAAGCCTGGCAGTTTTGATAAGGTCGCAATTCCTGAAGTCAAGGAAATCATCGAAGGATGCATTCGTCAGAACAAAGATGAGAG ATACTCTATCAAGGACCTGTTAAACCATGCCTTTTTTCAAGAAGAGACTGGTGTCCGTGTTGAGCTGGCCGAAGAGGATGATGGGGAGGTGGTTGCCATCAAACTGTGGTTGCGCATTGAGGATGTTAAAAAACTTAAAGGCAAATACAAGGATAACGAAGCGATTGAGTTTTCCTTTGATCTCCACAAAGATGTCCCAGAAGATGTGGCACAAGAGATG GTTGACTCAGGCTATGTGTGTGAGGGTGACCATAAGACAATAGCAAAGGCCATAAAGGACCGCGTGGCTTTGATCTGCAGGAAGAGGGAACAACGGCAGCTGGTGCGGGAAGAGCAGAAGAGGAAGCaggaagaggaaaagagaagTCAGGTTCAGGATGAAACCCATTCTCAGTCCTCTGCAGCAAAGCCTTCTGTGCCCGCTTTAGCGCCAGTTCCCATGGAGACAGAGGAGCCAGAGGGGGAGCTGCACCAGCTGCAGCAACCTGGGGCCCTGGCATCAA CCACTAGTGGTATTGAAGCCCCGTCCACCATTACTGTTGCTGAGTCCCATCCTGGTCAGCCAGTTCTACCTTCATATGTTACTATGCAGGCTGACCAGCAGCCTCAGTCATCTGCAACTGCACAAAACACTCATCTCCAACTTTCCCAGCATCATGGTGGGATCCATACACAGAACCTG CCTCAAGCTCCCCATGCTCAAGGCAACAGTTCTTTGGCCTCAGTCCCCATTTCACATCCTGGAAATACTGTTCCACTGCAG CAGACCATTCTGCCAGCTCCTGTTCAACCTGGTATGTCCCTGCAGCACCATACAGTACCACTAGATGGGATTGCTGCTCAGCAGAACTCCATTCAACCTTTACCACCACAAAGCTCACTTCAG ATTTGGGCAAGCCAACTCAGCCCTCCTGTTTTTTCTCCACCTCCAAATGCTGAACAACTATATTTCTTATATCAGGCCTTTCAG GCTCATCCCAGTGTGTCTCAGCCTCTTCCTCCAGAGCAGACTCAAGTACAGCCAGTCATGATTCCACCATCTGCAGAGAG TGGTCAGTCTGATGCAGCCTCAGGGCTGAGTGATGGGAATGAGGGCAGGCACGAAGCTCGCTCTATGAAGCGCCACCAGCGTCGCTCTGTACGCAGCCGCTCACGCCATGACAAAATGGCCAAGGCTAAGCTCATTGTTCTCAAT ATTTCCAATATTGGTGACAGAGTTGCTGAATGTCAGTTGGAAACCCACAACAGGAAAATGGTGACATTTAAGTTTGATCTGGATGGTGACAACCCTGAAGAAATCGCACAAATTATG GTCCAGAGTGACTTCATCCTGGAGAGTGAGCGGGAGTCCTTTATCGAGCAAGTTCGGGAGGTTATAGATACAGCAGATGTGAAAGGGGAAGCTATAAAGGACAGCTTTTCactg GTAACGAGTGACTCAAATCAGCAGGTGCCAGAGATATTAACTTCTAATATTCCTG GTGTGCCACCAAATGTGGCATCACAAGTGGTGCACTCAGCAGGACGACGTTTCATTGTCAGCCCTGTGCCAGAAGCAAGACTACGGGAATTCTTTGGCCCTCCCTCTGCTAGCACATCCTTTGGAGATGATCAGCCAG TGTCTGATGCTGCCCCAGCTGGTAATACACAAGAGCAGAGCACACTGCTTCCAAATTCAAACCAGATCTCTTCATTTCCTCCTCAAGCTGGAGGTCCTGCGACTCAACCTGTTTATCATAATGCAGGGATTGCTGTACAGAATATTACGGTCAGTGTTCCTGTAGTAACTCAAGGTTCCTCATCACCACCTACTGGTCCTCAACTACCAAGAACAGGCAGGATGTCGCCTTCCCCAGAACAGCCTGTTACTCAGCGTCGCCCCTCGTTACCCACCCCACCTTACCAACTGCCTGAGACCAACAGCATTGTTACACCTTCTACTGGTGACCAGCTGCCTGGTCTTGCTACTTCCGTCCCACAAGTTCCACCTGTCCACTCGTCCACTACCGCACCTCTGCCTGCAGCTTCTACCAGCCACTgcggagagagcgagggagaaacacaaggaaAGTCACCAGGTATTGAAGACATTCATGCTTTGGACAAGAAGCTCCGCTCTCTCTTCCAGGACCAGGGTTCTTCCTCCAGTTCTTCAGGACCGCTTGATACTTCTGCTGAAGTGGCCCCCACCTCCTCACCTCCCAACACAATCAGCTCTCCTCCTTCTGGCCTGACTTCCAGTGCAAGCCACATACCATCACCAAGTCTGTCCCTGAGCTCAAGTGGACACTATGCCTCTGGCACCTTTGCCTCTCAAGGCCAAGCAGGAACATCTCCTGTATATGTGCAGACTCCTCAGCCTGATACTGGCATTCAAAGGCTACAG tCTCAGACATCAGTCACTGTACTCCCAGATGGACAAATTGCTGCAGAGAACACACAACCTGTGGTATCCCCAGATGGTTTTAAACTTGGCCGATTTCAG GTTTCTGTGGCCAGCGATCATGTTATTGATGGTGCTCCTTCTTGCCAAGCCGGGTCCTCATCTTCTTCCACCCCAACTTCATCACCCCCCTCCTCATCAGTCTCAAGTCCTGAAAACACTCTTCACAAGTCCCAAACTTTACCAAAAGCAAGCTTTGATCACAGCATTCCAGACTTTCTCCCAGTCACTGCTGCTTCTACAACAGTTGGTCGCTTTCAGGTGACCCCTAGTTCTGATGTCACAGTGGGATGTTTCTCAGTTACTCCGTCTGGCACAGAGGATACTGCTGAAACTATGAAGGAGGAACCTTTCACCAGTCAGGATGTTCGAATGTCACCAGCCAGCCAGTCCAATTCCCAGTGCTACATAAGCAGTGACAATGACTCCGAGCCAGAGGACGAAGCTTTCAAAATTGAGATCAAGCAGCTCAGGGACAG ACATATGACTGAGATCCAGACCTTGCATTCTAAGCAGAAGAAAGAACTTGAGGAGCTGTATGCACGAATGGGCAAACCACGACCTTCTGTGGTGGCACCTTCCGCAGTAGCTGTAGCAGGCGGTCGGCGGAGGCCCACTAAAGGCAAGGGTAGCAAGTCGAGCCGCAGTGGCAGCAATCACGGCAGTCCCCAGCAACAAG gaaACGCAAATAAAGCAGAAAACGGTTCAAGTTCAGCCACTAATCTTCCCCGAAAAGGCACATTCACAGATGACCTCCACCAGCTGGTGGACGACTTTGCTCGGGATGCCATGAGCCAGGCTCAGGTCAAAAAAAGTGCAAAGCAAAATGCACACGGCCATGAT ACAATGCCTCGAAAGTTCTCTGCACCACAGCTTTGCTCTATGGGCAGTCATGTGTCCACTTCCTCTAACCCTGGTACTGGACGGAAAGGTTCCCTGTGTCTGACATCACAGCAGTACACTTATCCTAATGCCCCTTACGCCACACCACAGTGGACAGGGCCAGCAGCAGGACACGCTCAGGTGGGCTTGTTACAGCCCACAGCCACAAATGCCCTCCAACAGGGCTTCCACATAACGACTGGGCCTCACAAACCTGGAAGTAACGGTAGTGGAACTAACATGCAGACCACTCAGGCAAGTTGA
- the wnk1a gene encoding serine/threonine-protein kinase WNK1 isoform X3 — MSESFRDKMVKFLSPPSKNTNSSSSDSLLGERIGPEVRRRHHTMERDQLKGEHRFVRRSVICDSNATALELPSIVFLLGSPPDCSAAPTEHGDEGTNSTASVELVLTDGPVVVKGQIAGDEEIVAEQRPVVSAGCDGGTKQVPSLEQQSKVLELESRNSVGAKSEKEEDDEDKEKARAEAEQREAEKKEQEDIEEVETKAVGTSPDGRFLKFDIEIGRGSFKTVYKGLDTETTVEVAWCELQDRKLSKSERQRFKEEAGMLKGLQHPNIVRFYDSWESPSKGKKYIVLVTELMTSGTLKTYLKRFKEMKIKVLRSWCRQILKGLHFLHTRSPPIIHRDLKCDNIFITGPTGSVKIGDLGLATLKRASFAKSVIGTPEFMAPEMYEEKYDESVDVYAFGMCMLEMATSEYPYSECQNAAQIYRRVTSGVKPGSFDKVAIPEVKEIIEGCIRQNKDERYSIKDLLNHAFFQEETGVRVELAEEDDGEVVAIKLWLRIEDVKKLKGKYKDNEAIEFSFDLHKDVPEDVAQEMVDSGYVCEGDHKTIAKAIKDRVALICRKREQRQLVREEQKRKQEEEKRSQVQDETHSQSSAAKPSVPALAPVPMETEEPEGELHQLQQPGALASTTSGIEAPSTITVAESHPGQPVLPSYVTMQADQQPQSSATAQNTHLQLSQHHGGIHTQNLPQAPHAQGNSSLASVPISHPGNTVPLQQTILPAPVQPGMSLQHHTVPLDGIAAQQNSIQPLPPQSSLQAHPSVSQPLPPEQTQVQPVMIPPSAESGQSDAASGLSDGNEGRHEARSMKRHQRRSVRSRSRHDKMAKAKLIVLNISNIGDRVAECQLETHNRKMVTFKFDLDGDNPEEIAQIMVQSDFILESERESFIEQVREVIDTADVKGEAIKDSFSLVTSDSNQQVPEILTSNIPGVPPNVASQVVHSAGRRFIVSPVPEARLREFFGPPSASTSFGDDQPVSDAAPAGNTQEQSTLLPNSNQISSFPPQAGGPATQPVYHNAGIAVQNITVSVPVVTQGSSSPPTGPQLPRTGRMSPSPEQPVTQRRPSLPTPPYQLPETNSIVTPSTGDQLPGLATSVPQVPPVHSSTTAPLPAASTSHCGESEGETQGKSPGIEDIHALDKKLRSLFQDQGSSSSSSGPLDTSAEVAPTSSPPNTISSPPSGLTSSASHIPSPSLSLSSSGHYASGTFASQGQAGTSPVYVQTPQPDTGIQRLQSQTSVTVLPDGQIAAENTQPVVSPDGFKLGRFQVSVASDHVIDGAPSCQAGSSSSSTPTSSPPSSSVSSPENTLHKSQTLPKASFDHSIPDFLPVTAASTTVGRFQVTPSSDVTVGCFSVTPSGTEDTAETMKEEPFTSQDVRMSPASQSNSQCYISSDNDSEPEDEAFKIEIKQLRDRHMTEIQTLHSKQKKELEELYARMGKPRPSVVAPSAVAVAGGRRRPTKGKGSKSSRSGSNHGSPQQQGGKYSTQVRQSSISQSATGKSPVPQSMTVQDTQSEGNANKAENGSSSATNLPRKGTFTDDLHQLVDDFARDAMSQAQVKKSAKQNAHGHDTMPRKFSAPQLCSMGSHVSTSSNPGTGRKGSLCLTSQQYTYPNAPYATPQWTGPAAGHAQVGLLQPTATNALQQGFHITTGPHKPGSNGSGTNMQTTQAS; from the exons ATGTCTGAAAGCTTCAGAGACAAAATGGTTAAGTTCCTGTCACCCCCTTCGAAGAACACCAACAGCTCCAGCTCGGACTCGCTGTTAGGTGAAAGGATTGGTCCTGAAGTCCGTCGCCGCCATCACACAATGGAGAGAGACCAGCTAAAAGGCGAGCACCGCTTTGTTCGTCGCAGTGTTATTTGTGACTCCAATGCCACAGCACTGGAACTTCCCAGCATAGTCTTCCTACTAGGCTCACCACCAGATTGCTCCGCTGCACCCACTGAGCATGGTGATGAAGGGACCAACAGCACTGCCTCAGTTGAACTGGTTTTGACTGATGGACCAGTTGTAGTGAAGGGGCAGATTGCTGGTGATGAAGAGATAGTTGCGGAGCAGAGGCCTGTGGTGTCGGCGGGTTGTGATGGGGGAACGAAGCAAGTGCCTTCGCTTGAACAGCAGAGCAAGGTGTTGGAACTGGAGTCAAGGAATAGTGTAGGAGCAAAATCTGAAAAGGAGGAAGATGATGAAGATAAGGAAAAGGCTCGAGCGGAGGCAGAACAACGTGAAGCAGAGAAAAAGGAACAAGAGGACATAGAAGAGGTCGAGACGAAGGCTGTTGGAACATCACCTGATGGTCGATTTTTAAAATTTGATATTGAAATTGGACGTGGCTCATTCAAGACCGTATATAAAGGATTGGATACAGAGACTACTGTGGAAGTGGCATGGTGTGAACTTCAG GACCGTAAATTATCCAAATCTGAGAGACAACGCTTTAAAGAGGAGGCTGGAATGCTGAAGGGTCTCCAGCACCCCAACATTGTGCGCTTCTATGATTCCTGGGAATCTCCCTCCAAGGGGAAGAAATACATTGTGCTTGTGACAGAGCTTATGACCTCTGGGACCCTGAAGAC GTATTTAAAGCGGTTTAAAGAGATGAAGATTAAAGTCTTGCGTAGTTGGTGTCGACAGATTCTGAAAGGGCTGCACTTCCTTCATACCAGATCTCCTCCAATCATTCACCGTGACCTCAAGTGTGACAACATCTTCATTACTGGCCCTACTGGATCTGTCAAGATTGGAGACCTGGGCCTCGCCACCCTCAAAAGGGCTTCTTTTGCCAAGAGTGTCATAG GTACCCCTGAGTTCATGGCGCCTGAGATGTATGAAGAGAAGTATGACGAGTCAGTGGATGTCTATGCCTTTGGGATGTGTATGCTGGAGATGGCTACTTCTGAGTACCCGTACTCCGAGTGCCAGAATGCGGCACAGATCTATCGCAGAGTGACCAGC GGGGTAAAGCCTGGCAGTTTTGATAAGGTCGCAATTCCTGAAGTCAAGGAAATCATCGAAGGATGCATTCGTCAGAACAAAGATGAGAG ATACTCTATCAAGGACCTGTTAAACCATGCCTTTTTTCAAGAAGAGACTGGTGTCCGTGTTGAGCTGGCCGAAGAGGATGATGGGGAGGTGGTTGCCATCAAACTGTGGTTGCGCATTGAGGATGTTAAAAAACTTAAAGGCAAATACAAGGATAACGAAGCGATTGAGTTTTCCTTTGATCTCCACAAAGATGTCCCAGAAGATGTGGCACAAGAGATG GTTGACTCAGGCTATGTGTGTGAGGGTGACCATAAGACAATAGCAAAGGCCATAAAGGACCGCGTGGCTTTGATCTGCAGGAAGAGGGAACAACGGCAGCTGGTGCGGGAAGAGCAGAAGAGGAAGCaggaagaggaaaagagaagTCAGGTTCAGGATGAAACCCATTCTCAGTCCTCTGCAGCAAAGCCTTCTGTGCCCGCTTTAGCGCCAGTTCCCATGGAGACAGAGGAGCCAGAGGGGGAGCTGCACCAGCTGCAGCAACCTGGGGCCCTGGCATCAA CCACTAGTGGTATTGAAGCCCCGTCCACCATTACTGTTGCTGAGTCCCATCCTGGTCAGCCAGTTCTACCTTCATATGTTACTATGCAGGCTGACCAGCAGCCTCAGTCATCTGCAACTGCACAAAACACTCATCTCCAACTTTCCCAGCATCATGGTGGGATCCATACACAGAACCTG CCTCAAGCTCCCCATGCTCAAGGCAACAGTTCTTTGGCCTCAGTCCCCATTTCACATCCTGGAAATACTGTTCCACTGCAG CAGACCATTCTGCCAGCTCCTGTTCAACCTGGTATGTCCCTGCAGCACCATACAGTACCACTAGATGGGATTGCTGCTCAGCAGAACTCCATTCAACCTTTACCACCACAAAGCTCACTTCAG GCTCATCCCAGTGTGTCTCAGCCTCTTCCTCCAGAGCAGACTCAAGTACAGCCAGTCATGATTCCACCATCTGCAGAGAG TGGTCAGTCTGATGCAGCCTCAGGGCTGAGTGATGGGAATGAGGGCAGGCACGAAGCTCGCTCTATGAAGCGCCACCAGCGTCGCTCTGTACGCAGCCGCTCACGCCATGACAAAATGGCCAAGGCTAAGCTCATTGTTCTCAAT ATTTCCAATATTGGTGACAGAGTTGCTGAATGTCAGTTGGAAACCCACAACAGGAAAATGGTGACATTTAAGTTTGATCTGGATGGTGACAACCCTGAAGAAATCGCACAAATTATG GTCCAGAGTGACTTCATCCTGGAGAGTGAGCGGGAGTCCTTTATCGAGCAAGTTCGGGAGGTTATAGATACAGCAGATGTGAAAGGGGAAGCTATAAAGGACAGCTTTTCactg GTAACGAGTGACTCAAATCAGCAGGTGCCAGAGATATTAACTTCTAATATTCCTG GTGTGCCACCAAATGTGGCATCACAAGTGGTGCACTCAGCAGGACGACGTTTCATTGTCAGCCCTGTGCCAGAAGCAAGACTACGGGAATTCTTTGGCCCTCCCTCTGCTAGCACATCCTTTGGAGATGATCAGCCAG TGTCTGATGCTGCCCCAGCTGGTAATACACAAGAGCAGAGCACACTGCTTCCAAATTCAAACCAGATCTCTTCATTTCCTCCTCAAGCTGGAGGTCCTGCGACTCAACCTGTTTATCATAATGCAGGGATTGCTGTACAGAATATTACGGTCAGTGTTCCTGTAGTAACTCAAGGTTCCTCATCACCACCTACTGGTCCTCAACTACCAAGAACAGGCAGGATGTCGCCTTCCCCAGAACAGCCTGTTACTCAGCGTCGCCCCTCGTTACCCACCCCACCTTACCAACTGCCTGAGACCAACAGCATTGTTACACCTTCTACTGGTGACCAGCTGCCTGGTCTTGCTACTTCCGTCCCACAAGTTCCACCTGTCCACTCGTCCACTACCGCACCTCTGCCTGCAGCTTCTACCAGCCACTgcggagagagcgagggagaaacacaaggaaAGTCACCAGGTATTGAAGACATTCATGCTTTGGACAAGAAGCTCCGCTCTCTCTTCCAGGACCAGGGTTCTTCCTCCAGTTCTTCAGGACCGCTTGATACTTCTGCTGAAGTGGCCCCCACCTCCTCACCTCCCAACACAATCAGCTCTCCTCCTTCTGGCCTGACTTCCAGTGCAAGCCACATACCATCACCAAGTCTGTCCCTGAGCTCAAGTGGACACTATGCCTCTGGCACCTTTGCCTCTCAAGGCCAAGCAGGAACATCTCCTGTATATGTGCAGACTCCTCAGCCTGATACTGGCATTCAAAGGCTACAG tCTCAGACATCAGTCACTGTACTCCCAGATGGACAAATTGCTGCAGAGAACACACAACCTGTGGTATCCCCAGATGGTTTTAAACTTGGCCGATTTCAG GTTTCTGTGGCCAGCGATCATGTTATTGATGGTGCTCCTTCTTGCCAAGCCGGGTCCTCATCTTCTTCCACCCCAACTTCATCACCCCCCTCCTCATCAGTCTCAAGTCCTGAAAACACTCTTCACAAGTCCCAAACTTTACCAAAAGCAAGCTTTGATCACAGCATTCCAGACTTTCTCCCAGTCACTGCTGCTTCTACAACAGTTGGTCGCTTTCAGGTGACCCCTAGTTCTGATGTCACAGTGGGATGTTTCTCAGTTACTCCGTCTGGCACAGAGGATACTGCTGAAACTATGAAGGAGGAACCTTTCACCAGTCAGGATGTTCGAATGTCACCAGCCAGCCAGTCCAATTCCCAGTGCTACATAAGCAGTGACAATGACTCCGAGCCAGAGGACGAAGCTTTCAAAATTGAGATCAAGCAGCTCAGGGACAG ACATATGACTGAGATCCAGACCTTGCATTCTAAGCAGAAGAAAGAACTTGAGGAGCTGTATGCACGAATGGGCAAACCACGACCTTCTGTGGTGGCACCTTCCGCAGTAGCTGTAGCAGGCGGTCGGCGGAGGCCCACTAAAGGCAAGGGTAGCAAGTCGAGCCGCAGTGGCAGCAATCACGGCAGTCCCCAGCAACAAG ggGGCAAATATTCCACACAAGTCAGGCAGTCTTCAATCAGTCAGTCAGCAACAGGAAAGAGTCCAGTTCCCCAAAGTATGACTGTTCAGGATACTCAGTCAGAAG gaaACGCAAATAAAGCAGAAAACGGTTCAAGTTCAGCCACTAATCTTCCCCGAAAAGGCACATTCACAGATGACCTCCACCAGCTGGTGGACGACTTTGCTCGGGATGCCATGAGCCAGGCTCAGGTCAAAAAAAGTGCAAAGCAAAATGCACACGGCCATGAT ACAATGCCTCGAAAGTTCTCTGCACCACAGCTTTGCTCTATGGGCAGTCATGTGTCCACTTCCTCTAACCCTGGTACTGGACGGAAAGGTTCCCTGTGTCTGACATCACAGCAGTACACTTATCCTAATGCCCCTTACGCCACACCACAGTGGACAGGGCCAGCAGCAGGACACGCTCAGGTGGGCTTGTTACAGCCCACAGCCACAAATGCCCTCCAACAGGGCTTCCACATAACGACTGGGCCTCACAAACCTGGAAGTAACGGTAGTGGAACTAACATGCAGACCACTCAGGCAAGTTGA